The following are encoded together in the Thalassomonas haliotis genome:
- a CDS encoding serine/threonine-protein kinase: protein MSEIAIPGYEIMELLGKGGMASVYKARHINLDREVALKIMDESLNADQSFSERFVREAKISAKLMHPNIIQVYDVGHINKHNFLSMEYICGGDLAGIIHNDLDLKLVHQCIGEMALALDFSHSKGVIHRDIKPSNILIRENGSFALADFGIARREDSKTNMTIAGSVMGTPKYMSPEQAMGDELDGRSDLYSLGVVFYEMLTKKVPYEASSSVGTAIKHLNDAIPLLPKKLERYQQFLNTAMAKKPENRHASGLAMYDALQALAGEDHQDTVVYSRTELNRALNKRQMAEQPKIVNISAFVSLTREKLTACAGKCIDLIVKCYAGLKGKAARFPVKQAGEYGARLMEAGSMFLRRLSLRGKKFYAQCQQAPAFSRVKNILPVVVAALFVLWILLLPFIGEQENQVKAQFAQQQLFIQAEQALSHLQYAQAAGIFAEILQRDGTNVRARQGLDNSIEEMTGQVSRLIASHQVVKAKALLQALSAIDGNHPQLAAFTRQVNALEKQVQGQQATREEIRTLMAQINSGLTPEKISVGQVENLLARQLQLASLQPKSQEVQTLKAVIFHKAIDSGKLYLQQQDIEQTKQLLAIARKLLPDHPSVRSLNAAIDAYGDNSAVAQEKRALKARQVERYLAQAENAFGQKNYYAEAGLSAYFLYVVVLELQPDNAVAIKGMNDTVAAIEQQAIDAINRSDITSARQAVYRLSRVAKAQERVIDANNALLAKVTQSGSKPVAQAQLTALLAQGESDLQHYPLNLNRLTSALNAYRKVLLQQPFEGQALEGYRRLSELFLTFAQERSAGGNYPVVLTALEQAITLNPDNPLAINLFNQIQDEIAKKEKLLTSKQLLAKAEAAGEKALWLDAVLAYARLLQLLPTHEKAKDGYVQVKAELFNLLSTDIKRNRLTLTRQKMATLSPYLEEDPGFIKLYQDLEFAQAQWDEKQARRRASIPDKIQKARALVKSGNLTLPWNNSAHYYYQQVLAIDPQNVQAKKGLDRIYKQLVSMADGYLNQGELKKARVFYNRLAKLAPSRPELAVLKSKMALLEKSSNN from the coding sequence ATGTCGGAAATTGCAATACCCGGCTATGAAATCATGGAATTGCTAGGGAAGGGGGGCATGGCGTCCGTCTATAAGGCGAGGCATATCAACCTGGATCGTGAAGTCGCTCTGAAAATAATGGATGAAAGTCTCAATGCTGATCAAAGTTTCAGCGAGCGCTTTGTCCGTGAAGCCAAAATCTCTGCAAAACTGATGCATCCGAACATTATTCAGGTGTATGACGTCGGTCATATCAACAAGCACAACTTCTTATCCATGGAATACATTTGCGGTGGTGATCTCGCCGGTATTATCCACAATGACTTAGACCTTAAGCTGGTGCACCAGTGTATCGGTGAAATGGCGCTTGCCCTGGATTTCTCCCACAGCAAAGGGGTTATCCACCGGGATATCAAACCCAGCAATATTTTGATCCGTGAGAACGGCAGCTTTGCCCTGGCAGATTTTGGCATTGCCCGCCGGGAAGACTCCAAGACCAATATGACCATTGCCGGTAGTGTGATGGGAACCCCAAAATATATGAGTCCGGAGCAGGCTATGGGTGATGAACTTGACGGGCGTTCCGATTTATACAGCCTGGGAGTGGTTTTTTATGAAATGCTCACCAAAAAGGTCCCTTATGAAGCCAGTTCCTCCGTCGGTACCGCGATTAAGCATTTAAATGATGCCATTCCGTTATTACCGAAAAAACTTGAGCGATATCAGCAGTTCTTAAATACTGCGATGGCGAAAAAGCCCGAAAACAGGCATGCATCGGGGCTTGCCATGTATGACGCGCTTCAGGCCCTGGCCGGCGAAGACCATCAGGATACCGTGGTTTATTCACGTACCGAATTAAACCGTGCGTTAAACAAACGGCAAATGGCTGAACAGCCAAAAATCGTCAATATTTCCGCTTTTGTGTCGTTAACCCGGGAAAAACTGACGGCCTGTGCCGGGAAATGCATTGATTTGATTGTTAAATGTTATGCAGGGCTTAAAGGCAAAGCTGCCCGCTTTCCCGTAAAGCAAGCCGGGGAATATGGTGCGCGGTTAATGGAAGCGGGCAGTATGTTTTTGCGCCGACTGAGCTTGCGGGGTAAAAAATTTTATGCCCAATGTCAGCAGGCTCCGGCATTTTCGCGGGTAAAAAATATCTTGCCGGTAGTGGTAGCGGCACTTTTTGTGTTATGGATTTTGCTGTTGCCCTTTATTGGCGAACAGGAAAACCAGGTTAAAGCACAATTTGCCCAACAGCAGTTATTTATTCAGGCAGAGCAGGCCTTAAGCCACTTGCAATATGCACAGGCGGCGGGCATTTTTGCCGAGATTTTACAACGTGATGGCACTAATGTGCGGGCCAGGCAAGGGCTGGATAACAGTATCGAGGAAATGACCGGGCAAGTATCCCGGTTAATCGCAAGCCACCAAGTGGTAAAGGCGAAAGCGCTGTTGCAGGCCCTGTCGGCCATAGACGGTAACCATCCGCAGCTGGCGGCTTTTACCCGCCAGGTGAATGCCCTTGAAAAGCAGGTACAGGGGCAACAGGCTACACGGGAAGAAATCCGTACTTTGATGGCACAAATCAATAGCGGGCTAACGCCTGAAAAGATCAGCGTCGGGCAAGTTGAAAACCTGCTGGCCAGGCAGCTGCAGCTGGCCAGTCTGCAGCCGAAAAGCCAGGAGGTACAAACCCTCAAGGCGGTGATTTTTCATAAAGCCATCGACAGTGGCAAGTTATATTTGCAGCAGCAGGATATAGAGCAAACAAAGCAGCTTCTGGCAATTGCCAGAAAACTGCTGCCGGATCATCCCAGTGTCCGCTCCCTTAATGCCGCTATTGATGCCTATGGTGACAACTCTGCTGTGGCACAAGAAAAGCGGGCACTTAAGGCCAGACAAGTGGAACGTTACCTGGCGCAGGCTGAAAATGCTTTTGGGCAAAAGAATTATTACGCCGAAGCCGGACTCAGTGCCTATTTTCTCTATGTGGTGGTGCTTGAGCTCCAGCCGGATAATGCCGTAGCCATTAAGGGCATGAATGATACCGTGGCGGCGATAGAGCAGCAGGCCATTGACGCAATAAACCGTTCGGATATCACCAGTGCCCGTCAGGCGGTATATCGCCTGTCACGTGTCGCCAAAGCGCAGGAGCGGGTGATCGACGCAAATAACGCCCTGTTGGCAAAAGTAACTCAAAGCGGGAGCAAACCTGTGGCACAGGCGCAGCTAACGGCCCTGTTAGCTCAAGGGGAGAGCGATTTGCAGCATTACCCCCTTAATCTTAACCGTTTAACTTCGGCCCTGAATGCTTACCGTAAGGTGTTATTGCAGCAGCCGTTTGAGGGCCAGGCCCTTGAAGGCTACCGGCGTTTAAGCGAGTTGTTTCTCACCTTCGCCCAGGAGCGTAGCGCCGGCGGCAATTATCCTGTGGTGCTGACGGCGCTGGAGCAGGCGATCACTTTAAATCCCGATAACCCGTTGGCGATTAACCTGTTTAACCAAATACAGGATGAAATTGCCAAAAAAGAGAAGCTACTCACCAGCAAGCAGCTGCTGGCAAAAGCCGAAGCAGCAGGCGAAAAAGCACTATGGCTTGATGCTGTTTTGGCCTATGCCCGGCTGTTGCAACTTTTGCCGACACATGAAAAGGCAAAAGACGGCTATGTGCAGGTGAAAGCCGAGTTGTTTAACTTGTTGTCAACAGACATTAAACGCAATCGCCTGACCTTAACGCGGCAAAAAATGGCGACCCTGTCACCCTATCTTGAAGAAGATCCCGGGTTTATCAAACTCTATCAAGATCTTGAGTTTGCCCAGGCGCAATGGGATGAAAAACAGGCCCGTCGGCGGGCTTCAATTCCGGATAAAATCCAAAAAGCGAGGGCGCTGGTGAAAAGCGGCAACCTGACCTTACCCTGGAATAACAGCGCCCATTATTATTATCAGCAGGTGTTGGCGATAGACCCCCAAAATGTCCAGGCAAAAAAAGGCCTGGACCGCATCTATAAACAACTGGTAAGCATGGCGGACGGTTATTTGAACCAGGGAGAATTAAAAAAAGCCCGGGTCTTTTATAACCGCCTGGCCAAGCTGGCCCCGTCACGGCCTGAGTTGGCGGTTTTGAAATCGAAAATGGCATTGCTGGAGAAAAGCTCCAATAATTAA
- a CDS encoding type VI secretion system Vgr family protein — translation MATQNKRQFAISTPLASDKLLLYKLQGVEALAAPFHYKLELFSEDNCINSDELLAKSVTVSIATADGSPRYINGYVTEFYQMEPYGDQFRYFAEIRPWLWLLTLSENCRIFQKQSYPEIIKTVFDELGFSDVADHLSGSYPAKDYVVQFNESDFDFISRLLAQEGIFYFFKHSENNHILVLVDENSSLEKIGDIHYRASEYRRQQRQSAFIEQWQQHKKVCTGGVRRTDYDYHSPAKNLETLASDPALPSLSAFERFRYPGKYQQRSLGDNYTRLLMESENKRFETLSGASNHRLLTAGSVFNLTEYFREQQNRDYLAVSATLAIENDDFKAGSGEEEQDVYRCQFMAIPADTSFRPDFKVKKPIMYGPQTAVVVGKSGEEIWTDEFGRVKVQFHWDRQGACDENSSCWIRVSQVHAGSGFGGIDIPRIGEEVIVEFLGGDPDRPIITGRVYNGQNKSPNSLPAKAMVSGLKSRSTPKGSGDNSLMFDDSKDSELILLHGQHDMEKNIDHDETVTIGNDRSENVGNDESITIGNNRNESVAKDESISIGENRSLTVAKDNNEVIDKNETVTIGANRTLTVAHNLTETVDKDKSVTVSGEVLEKYEKSQSVTVGKDYLQQVDKKVVISAGDEICVTTGDAKVVMKKNGDITIKGKNITLDASGKVNIKAGGNVIIKGAKITQN, via the coding sequence TTGGCGACTCAAAACAAGCGGCAGTTTGCCATCAGCACCCCGTTGGCAAGCGATAAACTTTTATTATATAAGTTGCAGGGCGTTGAAGCCTTAGCCGCCCCTTTCCATTACAAGTTAGAACTTTTCAGCGAAGATAACTGTATTAACAGCGATGAATTGCTGGCGAAAAGCGTGACGGTTTCTATTGCCACAGCCGATGGCAGCCCGCGGTATATCAATGGTTATGTTACCGAATTTTATCAAATGGAGCCCTATGGCGATCAATTCAGGTATTTTGCCGAAATCCGTCCCTGGTTATGGCTGCTGACCTTAAGTGAAAACTGCCGTATTTTCCAAAAGCAAAGTTACCCTGAGATCATCAAAACCGTGTTTGATGAACTGGGCTTTAGTGATGTGGCAGATCATTTAAGCGGCTCGTATCCCGCCAAAGATTATGTGGTGCAGTTTAATGAGAGCGATTTTGACTTTATCTCGCGCTTGCTGGCCCAGGAAGGGATCTTTTATTTTTTCAAGCACAGTGAAAATAATCATATCCTGGTGCTGGTGGATGAGAATAGTTCGCTGGAGAAAATAGGCGACATTCATTACCGGGCAAGCGAATACCGCCGCCAGCAGCGACAAAGTGCCTTTATTGAACAGTGGCAGCAACACAAAAAAGTGTGCACCGGCGGGGTAAGAAGAACCGATTACGACTATCATTCGCCGGCAAAAAATCTCGAAACCCTGGCCAGCGATCCCGCTTTACCGTCATTATCGGCATTTGAACGTTTTCGTTATCCGGGGAAATATCAACAAAGATCTTTGGGGGACAACTATACCCGGCTGTTGATGGAAAGCGAAAACAAGCGCTTTGAAACCTTATCCGGGGCCAGCAACCACCGCCTGCTCACCGCCGGCAGTGTTTTTAACTTAACCGAGTATTTCAGGGAACAGCAAAACCGGGATTATCTTGCCGTCTCTGCAACTTTAGCCATAGAAAACGATGATTTTAAAGCCGGCAGCGGTGAGGAAGAGCAAGATGTTTATCGCTGCCAGTTTATGGCGATCCCGGCGGATACGAGTTTTCGTCCGGATTTTAAAGTAAAAAAACCTATTATGTATGGCCCGCAAACGGCAGTGGTGGTGGGGAAAAGCGGCGAGGAGATCTGGACCGACGAATTCGGCCGGGTCAAAGTGCAATTTCATTGGGATCGCCAGGGAGCATGTGACGAGAACAGCTCCTGCTGGATTCGGGTGTCCCAGGTACATGCCGGCAGTGGTTTTGGCGGTATTGATATTCCCCGCATCGGGGAAGAAGTTATTGTCGAATTTCTCGGCGGAGATCCCGACCGGCCGATTATTACCGGCAGGGTTTATAACGGTCAAAATAAAAGCCCGAATTCCCTGCCGGCAAAAGCTATGGTGAGCGGCTTAAAATCCCGCAGTACCCCAAAAGGCAGCGGCGACAACAGTTTGATGTTTGATGACAGCAAAGACAGCGAGCTTATTTTACTGCATGGCCAGCATGATATGGAAAAAAATATTGACCATGATGAAACGGTAACCATAGGCAATGATCGCAGCGAAAATGTCGGTAATGATGAAAGTATTACCATAGGCAATAACCGCAACGAATCTGTGGCAAAAGATGAAAGTATCAGTATCGGGGAGAATCGCAGTTTAACCGTAGCGAAAGATAATAATGAAGTTATCGATAAAAACGAAACCGTTACCATAGGCGCCAACCGGACGTTAACCGTAGCTCATAATTTAACGGAAACCGTGGATAAAGATAAATCTGTAACGGTTTCAGGCGAGGTGCTTGAGAAATACGAGAAAAGTCAAAGTGTGACTGTCGGTAAAGATTATCTGCAACAGGTTGATAAAAAAGTTGTGATCTCCGCCGGCGATGAAATCTGCGTGACCACCGGCGATGCAAAAGTTGTGATGAAAAAAAATGGCGATATCACCATCAAAGGCAAGAATATTACCCTGGATGCCAGCGGTAAAGTCAATATTAAGGCCGGCGGCAATGTTATTATTAAAGGGGCAAAAATCACTCAAAATTAA
- a CDS encoding DUF6484 domain-containing protein produces MQELLNEKGQKQALHGVVIGVLVGFSKDDAPLVVYGENPSEEPVIAQTTVLLEHQHLGKKLALLFTGGDPLKPMIIGPLLEPQGNESGAKPGKGPSEESKGQYQPLELTLDGKRLVLTAKNELVLRCGEASITLKKNGKILLSGTNLLSRAQFANRIKGGSVQIN; encoded by the coding sequence ATGCAAGAGCTGCTTAATGAAAAAGGCCAGAAACAAGCGTTACACGGTGTTGTTATCGGCGTATTGGTAGGCTTTTCCAAAGACGATGCGCCTTTGGTGGTGTATGGTGAAAACCCCAGCGAGGAGCCGGTTATTGCCCAAACAACCGTGTTGCTTGAACATCAGCATTTGGGTAAGAAACTGGCATTGTTGTTTACCGGAGGAGATCCCCTTAAGCCGATGATTATCGGGCCTTTGCTCGAGCCCCAAGGCAATGAATCCGGCGCAAAGCCCGGCAAAGGGCCAAGTGAGGAGTCTAAGGGCCAGTATCAACCGCTAGAGTTAACTCTTGACGGCAAACGCCTGGTATTAACGGCAAAAAACGAGCTGGTATTGAGATGCGGCGAAGCAAGCATCACTTTGAAAAAAAATGGCAAAATCTTATTAAGCGGGACCAATCTATTAAGCCGGGCGCAATTTGCCAACCGCATCAAAGGCGGTTCGGTACAAATAAACTGA
- the fdxA gene encoding ferredoxin FdxA, whose translation MAFVVTDNCIKCKYTDCVAVCPVDAFHQGPNFLAINPNVCIDCELCVPECPAEAIFQEDALPADQQPFLKLNEELSEIWPVITEVIPAPEDADNFNGIANKLPQLIV comes from the coding sequence ATGGCGTTTGTAGTAACAGATAATTGTATAAAATGTAAATATACCGACTGTGTGGCGGTCTGTCCGGTGGATGCCTTTCACCAGGGACCGAACTTTTTAGCCATCAACCCCAATGTCTGTATCGATTGCGAGTTATGTGTGCCGGAATGCCCCGCCGAAGCTATCTTCCAGGAAGATGCCCTGCCAGCAGACCAGCAGCCATTTTTAAAGTTGAATGAAGAACTCAGCGAAATCTGGCCGGTGATCACCGAAGTTATTCCGGCGCCTGAAGATGCCGACAACTTCAATGGTATCGCCAATAAACTGCCGCAACTGATCGTATAA
- a CDS encoding NAD(P)/FAD-dependent oxidoreductase, with amino-acid sequence MIRISNIKLPLDHSQEALDAQVLSCLKISPEQVVKSTVFRRGIDARNKKSIFLMYTLDVETRLDDELLAKFDRDPNIKKTPDMAYKFVAQAGEDLQERPVVVGFGPCGIFVGLVLAEMGYKPIILDRGKEVRERTKDTFGFWRKKQLNTESNVQYGEGGAGTFSDGKLSTQIKDKKHYSRKVLNEFVDAGAPEEILYVSKPHIGTFKLVSMVEKMRAKIIALGGEIRFGARVDDLHLEDGQVTGLTLADGSQIKSKHIALAIGHSARDTFEMIHNKGIYVEAKPFSVGFRVEHKQSLIDKNYYGEFAGHPTLGAADYKLVHHCNNGRSVYSFCMCPGGTVVAATSEENRVVTNGMSQYSRNEMNANSAIVVGIDPSDYPGHPLAGIDFQRQLESAAYQLGGENYDAPAQLVGDFLKGKSSQSLGEVEPSYKPGIKLTDLSKLLPDYCIDAIREALPAFNRKIKGFAMDEATLTGVETRTSSPICIKRDDSLQSLNTRGLFPAGEGAGYAGGIMSAAIDGIKVAEAMALSINGDN; translated from the coding sequence ATGATACGAATATCGAACATCAAATTACCCTTAGATCATAGCCAGGAAGCACTGGATGCCCAGGTATTATCCTGCCTGAAAATTAGCCCGGAGCAAGTGGTTAAGAGCACAGTTTTTCGCCGCGGCATAGATGCGCGCAATAAAAAGTCGATTTTTCTGATGTATACCCTGGATGTCGAAACCAGGCTTGATGATGAGCTGCTGGCAAAGTTTGACCGGGATCCGAATATTAAAAAAACACCGGATATGGCGTATAAATTTGTCGCACAGGCAGGCGAAGATCTGCAAGAGCGCCCCGTGGTGGTGGGTTTTGGTCCCTGCGGCATTTTTGTTGGCCTGGTTTTAGCGGAAATGGGTTATAAACCTATTATTCTTGACCGGGGTAAAGAAGTGCGCGAGCGCACCAAAGACACCTTTGGTTTTTGGCGCAAAAAACAGCTTAATACCGAATCCAACGTGCAGTACGGCGAAGGCGGGGCCGGTACTTTCTCCGACGGTAAGTTATCAACACAAATCAAAGATAAAAAACACTACAGCCGTAAAGTCTTAAATGAATTTGTAGACGCCGGTGCACCCGAAGAAATTCTCTATGTCAGTAAACCCCATATAGGTACCTTTAAGCTGGTCTCTATGGTGGAAAAAATGCGCGCTAAAATTATTGCCCTCGGCGGTGAAATCCGTTTTGGCGCCCGGGTGGATGATCTGCACCTGGAGGATGGCCAGGTAACCGGCTTGACCCTGGCGGACGGCTCACAAATTAAGTCAAAGCATATCGCCCTGGCCATAGGCCATAGTGCCCGGGACACCTTCGAGATGATCCACAACAAGGGAATATATGTTGAAGCTAAGCCGTTTTCGGTAGGTTTTCGGGTGGAACACAAGCAATCCCTGATAGATAAAAATTATTATGGTGAATTCGCCGGTCACCCCACCTTAGGGGCCGCCGACTATAAGCTGGTGCATCACTGCAATAATGGCCGCTCTGTCTATAGCTTCTGTATGTGTCCGGGGGGCACGGTTGTTGCGGCAACGTCCGAAGAAAACCGCGTGGTTACCAACGGCATGAGCCAGTATTCCCGTAACGAAATGAATGCCAACAGTGCCATCGTCGTTGGTATTGACCCTTCAGATTATCCGGGGCATCCGCTGGCGGGGATCGATTTTCAGCGTCAATTGGAAAGCGCCGCCTATCAGCTTGGCGGTGAAAATTATGATGCGCCGGCGCAGCTGGTGGGGGATTTTCTTAAAGGGAAATCGTCGCAGTCTTTGGGCGAAGTAGAACCTTCCTATAAACCGGGTATTAAGTTAACGGATCTGTCGAAGCTGCTGCCGGATTACTGTATTGATGCCATCCGTGAAGCTTTACCGGCCTTTAACCGTAAGATCAAAGGTTTTGCCATGGATGAAGCGACCCTGACCGGGGTGGAAACCCGTACTTCTTCACCGATTTGTATCAAACGTGACGACAGCTTGCAAAGCCTTAATACCCGTGGACTTTTCCCTGCGGGAGAAGGGGCCGGTTATGCCGGGGGCATTATGTCCGCCGCCATTGACGGCATTAAAGTGGCAGAAGCCATGGCATTAAGCATTAACGGCGATAACTAG
- the nrtS gene encoding nitrate/nitrite transporter NrtS — translation MKTSGSSFTHWFHLATRAKVVKRSLKVALIVGTILVMINQLDIFLSGQLALGNYIQILLTYCVPYCVSTYASVDTMMNRENK, via the coding sequence ATGAAAACTTCTGGCAGTAGCTTCACACATTGGTTTCATCTGGCGACCAGAGCCAAAGTGGTAAAACGTTCTTTAAAAGTCGCGTTAATCGTGGGCACTATTTTAGTGATGATAAACCAACTGGATATTTTCCTTTCAGGGCAGTTGGCATTGGGTAACTATATCCAAATCCTGCTGACCTATTGTGTTCCTTATTGCGTCTCCACTTATGCCAGTGTGGATACTATGATGAACCGGGAAAATAAATAA
- a CDS encoding methyl-accepting chemotaxis protein: MAKAQLVEQLEQSGALDIAQQITDNAQKVNQASSSRLAQIEDNYRLIQSFIEQSEGIEQTSHDSFKSAKDTAQTSENGIKQLEDLSQNVMTSAQYIREFTELLVSLDENNKNIGQLVESIKGIADQTNLLALNAAIEAARAGEHGRGFAVVADEVRSLANTANQSADQIQNEMKNIMDISSSIIDKQKQVSGIIDSSVDIAGTTMENLQSLVTLSLSSSNLVESTIAQVQHQLSDSETIKDNMLQLIEDTRNALDGSSENAELGQELVRHLMAK, from the coding sequence ATGGCCAAAGCGCAGTTAGTTGAGCAACTTGAACAAAGCGGCGCTTTAGACATTGCCCAACAAATCACCGACAATGCGCAAAAGGTGAATCAGGCTTCGTCGAGCCGCCTGGCACAAATTGAAGACAATTATCGGCTGATCCAGTCCTTTATCGAACAGTCTGAAGGCATTGAACAAACTTCTCACGACTCTTTTAAATCGGCAAAAGATACTGCGCAAACCTCTGAAAACGGTATTAAACAGCTTGAAGACCTTAGTCAGAACGTTATGACCTCGGCGCAGTATATTCGTGAATTTACCGAATTGCTGGTGAGTCTGGATGAAAACAATAAAAATATCGGCCAATTGGTGGAATCCATTAAAGGCATAGCCGATCAAACCAATTTACTGGCCCTGAACGCGGCGATTGAAGCCGCTCGTGCGGGCGAGCATGGTCGGGGGTTTGCCGTGGTGGCGGATGAAGTGCGCTCCCTGGCCAATACCGCCAACCAGTCTGCGGATCAGATCCAAAATGAAATGAAAAATATCATGGATATTTCCTCTTCTATCATAGATAAGCAAAAGCAGGTTTCGGGTATTATTGACTCCAGTGTCGATATCGCCGGCACCACCATGGAAAATCTGCAATCGCTGGTAACGTTGTCGCTGTCGAGCTCTAACCTGGTGGAGTCCACTATTGCCCAGGTACAGCATCAGCTAAGCGACTCGGAAACCATTAAAGACAATATGCTGCAACTTATTGAGGATACCCGCAACGCCCTTGACGGCTCTTCTGAAAATGCCGAGCTGGGGCAGGAATTAGTCAGGCATCTGATGGCCAAGTAA
- a CDS encoding DUF2235 domain-containing protein has translation MMKIQNKRIVICCDGTWNTPDKPTNVVKIVRSLTPYGKDGKHQVVFYDQGVGTYNASDRMMGIFGKGIGQNIIDAYRFLAHNYQEGDDIYCFGFSRGAYTVRALAGMLHTVGLLPKDELHTLPQAYKYYRTAPHKREYQRYSHYPKPEIEVMAVWDTVGALGVPVPLLGQLTKPWVGFLDTRLTPEVKNAYQALAIDEKRPPFKPALWTGSSHPGQTVEQVWFAGCHSDIGGGYEESGLSDLSLLWMIQKVALLGLDFDQGYLKDKSKVDANACGRLHDSYSLPYRLMARLGAKAEIRSLEGELDYPAVNVSIHESVLERIKKVEDYQPENLHESWSFSRSDERRHFSRIITSQLTGEIQIDQQQTPCKILDYSPLGGARVQCDNELDKLENITISSAKFAKTLATCAWKKDNIYGLNFAA, from the coding sequence ATGATGAAAATACAAAACAAGCGTATCGTGATCTGTTGTGATGGTACCTGGAATACCCCGGATAAACCCACTAATGTAGTCAAGATCGTCCGCTCCCTCACCCCTTATGGCAAGGACGGCAAACACCAGGTAGTTTTTTATGATCAGGGCGTAGGCACCTACAATGCCTCAGATCGCATGATGGGCATCTTCGGTAAAGGTATCGGACAAAACATTATTGATGCCTATCGTTTTCTTGCCCACAACTACCAGGAAGGAGATGATATCTACTGCTTCGGCTTCAGCCGCGGCGCCTACACCGTAAGGGCCCTTGCCGGTATGCTGCATACGGTTGGCTTATTGCCCAAAGACGAACTGCATACCCTGCCCCAGGCCTATAAATATTATCGCACCGCGCCGCACAAACGTGAATACCAGCGCTACTCCCACTACCCGAAACCGGAAATTGAAGTGATGGCGGTATGGGATACGGTCGGGGCGTTAGGTGTGCCTGTCCCTCTACTGGGGCAGTTAACCAAACCTTGGGTAGGATTTCTTGACACCCGCTTGACCCCGGAAGTTAAAAACGCCTATCAGGCGCTGGCAATAGATGAAAAAAGACCTCCTTTTAAGCCGGCCTTATGGACGGGAAGCAGCCACCCGGGGCAAACGGTTGAGCAGGTGTGGTTTGCCGGCTGCCATAGTGATATCGGCGGCGGCTATGAAGAGTCCGGTTTATCGGATCTGAGCTTGCTGTGGATGATCCAAAAAGTGGCCCTGCTGGGACTGGATTTCGACCAGGGTTACCTCAAAGACAAATCAAAAGTGGATGCCAATGCCTGTGGACGTCTGCATGACTCCTACAGCCTGCCTTACCGGTTAATGGCTCGCCTCGGCGCCAAAGCTGAAATCCGCTCACTCGAAGGAGAACTTGATTACCCCGCCGTTAATGTCTCTATTCATGAGAGCGTACTTGAACGGATTAAAAAAGTCGAAGACTACCAGCCGGAAAATTTACACGAAAGCTGGTCTTTTTCCCGCAGCGACGAAAGACGGCATTTCTCCCGCATCATTACCAGCCAACTCACAGGTGAAATCCAAATAGATCAACAGCAAACCCCTTGTAAAATATTGGATTACTCCCCTTTAGGCGGCGCCCGGGTGCAGTGCGACAATGAATTGGACAAGCTGGAGAATATCACCATAAGTTCGGCAAAATTTGCCAAAACCCTGGCTACCTGTGCCTGGAAAAAAGACAATATCTATGGGCTGAATTTTGCCGCATAA
- a CDS encoding GNAT family N-acetyltransferase, which translates to MKITNSKRLNFALMTSNDAQLLFDLDQDAEVMRYINGGKISSMQEIRDIYIPRMQSYTNEPLGWGLWKVEVTQTNEFIGWVLVRPMDFFTDHPQYNNLELGWRFMQKAWGKGYATEAAQSITRAIAEQTQVKYFSAIAMEDNAGSINIMKKLGMAFLKKELHQDPLGDMEAVYYQTNASSPGYKG; encoded by the coding sequence ATGAAAATAACAAACTCTAAACGCTTAAATTTTGCACTAATGACCAGCAATGATGCACAGCTCTTGTTCGACCTCGACCAGGATGCAGAAGTGATGCGCTACATAAACGGCGGTAAAATCAGCAGTATGCAAGAAATCAGGGATATCTATATTCCCAGGATGCAAAGTTATACCAATGAACCGCTGGGCTGGGGTCTGTGGAAAGTAGAAGTCACACAAACCAATGAATTTATTGGCTGGGTGTTAGTACGGCCGATGGATTTTTTTACCGATCATCCGCAATATAACAACCTGGAACTGGGCTGGCGCTTTATGCAAAAGGCCTGGGGCAAAGGTTATGCTACCGAAGCCGCCCAGAGTATAACCAGGGCCATCGCCGAGCAGACACAAGTCAAATATTTCAGTGCCATCGCCATGGAGGATAATGCCGGCTCTATTAATATCATGAAGAAACTGGGTATGGCATTTCTCAAAAAAGAACTGCACCAGGATCCCTTAGGCGATATGGAAGCTGTCTATTACCAAACAAACGCCAGCTCCCCCGGCTATAAGGGATAA